The Papaver somniferum cultivar HN1 chromosome 3, ASM357369v1, whole genome shotgun sequence genome includes a region encoding these proteins:
- the LOC113356254 gene encoding uncharacterized protein LOC113356254 isoform X2: MAARAIAKKIYVNPQALSMIRRVFLSPGIDRTRSCSEMVKATVKTSSAEDESKTIKDNVNKVKAVVYDDVWKKKIVEEIEETGLKLLQLLRKLRDEEDEMFIDSNDKVVNYMKPIYKLWSKKIEEEERKLLQEGWTHLRDSLLGTPGLETCHIRSLLSIQHHIGSGGEEIVKFATASPHTGLIDVRRLALQRPGPYGLPRQVVVGVVCITTNDAFLLYNPTTGAASPWIETTTTRKGKARRQVESIALGFDHQFVGSRHKVICISRYVKKRSAPPDPKDDFLVVEVLTVRDRIWDIGEHEWRELEFTPRSFVVGDKFVFLDGPLYMDVQEFIDSSKHMWSMLMEVDGKVAILKSTSDEETSSLWICYHSPCGEVKWSKEKIPVPYAYVVSPGFSIEALRRKDLIFIRSRRRISYYNRKTKVSLSLKIPPSPIHDHFDCGRMTQF; the protein is encoded by the exons ATGGCGGCAAGAGCGATCGCGAAAAAGATTTATGTGAATCCTCAAGCATTATCGATGATTCGTCGTGTTTTTCTATCCCCTGGAATAGATAGAAcacggtcttgctctgaaatggTTAAAGCAACTGTTAAAACTTCGTCTGCAGAAGATGAATccaaaacaataaaagataatgTTAATAAGGTAAAAGCAGTGGTTTATGATGATgtgtggaaaaaaaaaattgttgaagaGATTGAGGAAACTGGTTTGAAATTGCTCCAACTGCTCCGAAAGTtacgtgatgaagaagatgagatgTTTATTGACTCAAACGATAAAGTGGTTAATTATATGAAACCCATATATAAGCTGTGGagtaaaaagattgaagaggagGAGCGGAAACTTCTACAAGAGGGATGGACACATTTGAGAGATTCATTACTTGGTACACCAGGATTGGAAACATGTCATATTCGATCACTATTATCTATCCAGCACCACATTGGGTCAGGAGGAGAAGAAATTGTTAAATTTGCAACTGCTTCGCCTCACACAGGGTTAATTGATGTTAGGAGATTAGCATTACAACGTCCAGGTCCGTATGGATTACCAAGACAAGTAGTCGTGGGTGTGGTATGTATTACCACCAATGATGCATTTCTCTTGTATAATCCTACCACTGGTGCTGCATCACCTTGGATTGAAACTACCACCACTCGGAAAGGAAAAGCTAGGCGCCAAGTTGAGTCCATCGCTTTAGGATTTGATCACCAATTTGTGGGAAGTCGTCATAAAGTCATATGCATATCAAGATATGTGAAGAAAAGATCTGCTCCTCCTGATCCAAAAGATGATTTTCTGGTTGTGGAGGTTTTGACTGTTCGGGATCGTATATGGGATATTGGTGAACATGAATGGAGAGAATTGGAGTTTACCCCGCGTTCTTTCGTTGTGGGAGATAAGTTTGTATTTCTAGATGGTCCTCTCTATATGGATG TTCAAGAGTTCATTGATTCTTCAAAACACATGTGGTCAATGCTGATGGAAGTCGATGGGAAAGTAGCTATATTAAAGAGTACATCAGATGAGGAAACTTCTTCGTTATGGATATGTTATCATTCACCATGTGGCGAAGTCAAATGGTCGAAAGAGAAGATCCCAGTACCTTATGCTTATGTTGTATCTCCAGGTTTTTCCATTGAAGCTCTTAGAAGGAAAGATCTCATCTTCATACGCTCACGTCGTCGTATTTCCTACTATAATCGAAAGACAAAGGTATCACTGTCCCTAAAGATTCCGCCTTCGCCCATCCATGACCACTTTGATTGCGGAAGGATGACACAATTCTAG
- the LOC113356253 gene encoding probable serine/threonine-protein kinase mps1 isoform X1 — MEREANLPTALTSSSPSKDNKNLADTHTSRSSITSSSNNSQDYLRDVQAALKRHRPLCTMQSSSIQPRRIFLPQRQKSRPIDSIAGFTEETDKSQDLASLRQSSTAAEELIHQRNPYESSTNPPPVTGTFTSSDPNDNVADINNNVQQNISTFECQNKKVQFYLDEKRADERIMATEMDYLSSHMSSVAFTEMDYDVNSHVEMSADHNYNTNEQHSQKLGILERSTSGISSLLAKRSMLVQDQQHQFAEFVGKNPIVQSSVVESSCATTTSVHSRSAPMLSSTTYEAQCRGNTSHMEIKNVDTNPQAKNLGFSVHPPCSTSQSASAVLADQPTQASISAVETSLVHHNSKGQQGCALVGSDGLKDGVDDHAMDSSIVHDSFIKGKVSSADITDVQSQAPQTKSSYSDARLESSNPDKPSKSLSNKGSSAPRKKGYNPDVFFKVNGTLYQKLGKIGSGGSSEVHKVITSDCTIYALKKIKLKGRDYSTAFGFCQEIEYLNKLKGRKNIIQLIDYEVTDKILLKEVLNGTMSIKDGKIKDDGYVYMVLEYGEIDLAHMLSHEWNEMERSNLSMDENWLRFYWKQILQAVNTIHEERIVHSDLKPANFLLVRGSLKLIDFGIAKAINNDTTNIQRDSQAGTVSYMSPEAFMCNETDADGNAIKCGRPSDIWSLGCILYQMVYGRTPFAEYKTFFTKFKAITDRNHEIPYEPVSNPLLIDLMKKCLAWDRNERWRIPQLLQHPFLVPPIPTSHLSCPQLDPRHRLQEASRLCSQILNGWTDASKPLSSLLNISSASQEKHSELILQFLRLGQQIEQLNIGKDVE, encoded by the exons ATGGAGAGGGAGGCTAACCTTCCAACAGCCCTAACTTCTTCTTCGCCATCTAAAGATAATAAGAATCTGGCTGATACTCATACTTCTCGCTCTTCCATCACTTCTTCTTCCAATAATTCCCAGGATTATCTACGGGATGTTCAGGCTGCTCTCAAGCGCCACAGACCTCTCT GTACAATGCAGTCAAGTAGTATTCAACCTAGACGTATTTTTCTTCCACAGAGGCAAAAATCAAGACCCATTGATTCTATTGCTGGATTTACAGAAGAGACTGACAAATCACAAGACTTGgcatcattaagacagtctagTACTGCAGCTGAGGAGTTAATTCATCAGCGAAATCCTTATGAATCATCGACCAACCCACCTCCCGTTACGGGGACATTTACAAGTTCAGATCCTAATGATAATGTTGCTGATATTAACAATAATGTACAGCAGAACATCTCAACGTTTGAATGTCAGAATAAGAAGGTTCAGTTTTATTTGGATGAAAAGA GGGCCGATGAGCGTATTATGGCCACTGAAATGGACTACTTGTCGTCTCACATGAGTTCTGTTGCATTCACAGAAATGGATTACGATGTGAATAGTCATGTCGAGATGTCAGCAGATCACAATTACAATACGAACGAGCAACATTCGCAGAAGTTAGGAATTCTCGAGAGGTCAACTAGTGGGATTTCTTCGTTGTTAGCCAAGAGGAGCATGCTGGTACAGGATCAGCAACACCAATTTGCGGAGTTTGTTGGGAAGAATCCGATTGTTCAATCTTCAGTTGTCGAGTCATCATGTGCGACTACAACATCTGTCCATTCGAGATCTGCACCCATGCTTAGTTCTACAACATACGAAGCTCAATGCCGTGGTAACACTTCTCATATGGAAATCAAAAATGTAGATACAAACCCTCAAGCTAAAAATCTTGGATTTTCAGTGCACCCACCATGTTCTACATCTCAATCTGCCAGTGCAGTGTTAGCTGACCAGCCAACCCAAGCATCTATCTCTGCTGTGGAAACTTCTTTAGTTCATCATAATTCTAAGGGTCAGCAAGGCTGTGCGCTTGTGGGGAGTGATGGTTTGAAGGATGGAGTTGATGACCATGCAATGGATTCTTCTATTGTCCATGATAGTTTCATCAAAGGGAAAGTGTCTTCTGCTGATATCACCGATGTACAATCACAAGCTCCTCAAACGAAAAGCTCATATTCAGATGCTAGACTGGAGTCATCTAATCCTGATAAGCCTTCTAAATCCTTAAGTAACAAAGGTTCATCAGCTCCTCGAAAGAAAGGTTATAATCCAGATGTGTTCTTTAAAGTTAATGGGACACTGTATCAGAAGCTGGGGAAGATTGGTAGTGGAGGAAGCAGTGAGGTTCACAAGGTCATTACATCAGATTGTACCATCTATGCTCTAAAGAAGATTAAGCTAAAAGGTCGTGATTACTCTACTGCTTTTGGGTTTTGTCAGGAAATCGAATATCTAAACAAGCTGAAGGGGAGGAAGAACATTATACAACTGATTGATTATGAG GTGACAGATAAGATTTTGCTCAAGGAAGTATTGAATGGCACCATGAGTATCAAGGATGGGAAAATCAAGGATGATGGATATGTATACATGGTACTAGAATATGGAGAGATTGATTTGGCTCATATGCTGTCCCACGAGTGGAATGAAATGGAGCGCTCCAACTTGAGTATGGACGAAAATTGGTTGCGGTTCTATTGGAAG CAAATACTTCAAGCTGTAAACACAATACATGAGGAGCGTATTGTGCATTCTGATTTGAAGCCAGCTAATTTCCTCCTTGTCAGAGGCTCCTTGAAGCTGATTGATTTTGGGATTGCCAAAGCTATAAATAATGATACGACTAACATTCAGCGGGATTCACAG GCTGGTACAGTGAGCTACATGTCTCCAGAAGCTTTCATGTGCAATGAAACTGATGCTGATGGAAATGCTATAAAGTGTGGTCGACCATCAGATATCTGGTCCCTTGGCTGCATCCTGTATCAAATGGTCTATGGGAGAACACCATTTGCCGAATACAAGACTTTCTTTACAAAATTCAAGGCGATCACAGATAGAAATCATGAAATCCCCTATGAACCAGTTTCAAATCCATTGTTAATTGATCTAATGAAGAAATGCCTTGCATGGGATCGCAATGAAAGGTGGCGGATACCTCAGTTGCTCCAACATCCCTTCCTAGTCCCTCCAATACCGACTTCTCACTTATCTTGCCCCCAGCTAGACCCAAGACATAGACTGCAGGAAGCATCTAGGTTATGTTCTCAGATCCTAAATGGTTGGACAGACGCCAGTAAACCATTGTCATCACTGTTGAATATCTCTTCGGCATCACAAGAGAAGCACTCTGAGTTGATACTGCAATTTTTAAGACTTGGTCAGCAAATCGAACAGTTAAATATCGGGAAAGATGTAGAATAG
- the LOC113356253 gene encoding probable serine/threonine-protein kinase mps1 isoform X2, with translation MEREANLPTALTSSSPSKDNKNLADTHTSRSSITSSSNNSQDYLRDVQAALKRHRPLCTMQSSSIQPRRIFLPQRQKSRPIDSIAGFTEETDKSQDLASLRQSSTAAEELIHQRNPYESSTNPPPVTGTFTSSDPNDNVADINNNVQQNISTFECQNKKVQFYLDEKKMDYDVNSHVEMSADHNYNTNEQHSQKLGILERSTSGISSLLAKRSMLVQDQQHQFAEFVGKNPIVQSSVVESSCATTTSVHSRSAPMLSSTTYEAQCRGNTSHMEIKNVDTNPQAKNLGFSVHPPCSTSQSASAVLADQPTQASISAVETSLVHHNSKGQQGCALVGSDGLKDGVDDHAMDSSIVHDSFIKGKVSSADITDVQSQAPQTKSSYSDARLESSNPDKPSKSLSNKGSSAPRKKGYNPDVFFKVNGTLYQKLGKIGSGGSSEVHKVITSDCTIYALKKIKLKGRDYSTAFGFCQEIEYLNKLKGRKNIIQLIDYEVTDKILLKEVLNGTMSIKDGKIKDDGYVYMVLEYGEIDLAHMLSHEWNEMERSNLSMDENWLRFYWKQILQAVNTIHEERIVHSDLKPANFLLVRGSLKLIDFGIAKAINNDTTNIQRDSQAGTVSYMSPEAFMCNETDADGNAIKCGRPSDIWSLGCILYQMVYGRTPFAEYKTFFTKFKAITDRNHEIPYEPVSNPLLIDLMKKCLAWDRNERWRIPQLLQHPFLVPPIPTSHLSCPQLDPRHRLQEASRLCSQILNGWTDASKPLSSLLNISSASQEKHSELILQFLRLGQQIEQLNIGKDVE, from the exons ATGGAGAGGGAGGCTAACCTTCCAACAGCCCTAACTTCTTCTTCGCCATCTAAAGATAATAAGAATCTGGCTGATACTCATACTTCTCGCTCTTCCATCACTTCTTCTTCCAATAATTCCCAGGATTATCTACGGGATGTTCAGGCTGCTCTCAAGCGCCACAGACCTCTCT GTACAATGCAGTCAAGTAGTATTCAACCTAGACGTATTTTTCTTCCACAGAGGCAAAAATCAAGACCCATTGATTCTATTGCTGGATTTACAGAAGAGACTGACAAATCACAAGACTTGgcatcattaagacagtctagTACTGCAGCTGAGGAGTTAATTCATCAGCGAAATCCTTATGAATCATCGACCAACCCACCTCCCGTTACGGGGACATTTACAAGTTCAGATCCTAATGATAATGTTGCTGATATTAACAATAATGTACAGCAGAACATCTCAACGTTTGAATGTCAGAATAAGAAGGTTCAGTTTTATTTGGATGAAAAGA AAATGGATTACGATGTGAATAGTCATGTCGAGATGTCAGCAGATCACAATTACAATACGAACGAGCAACATTCGCAGAAGTTAGGAATTCTCGAGAGGTCAACTAGTGGGATTTCTTCGTTGTTAGCCAAGAGGAGCATGCTGGTACAGGATCAGCAACACCAATTTGCGGAGTTTGTTGGGAAGAATCCGATTGTTCAATCTTCAGTTGTCGAGTCATCATGTGCGACTACAACATCTGTCCATTCGAGATCTGCACCCATGCTTAGTTCTACAACATACGAAGCTCAATGCCGTGGTAACACTTCTCATATGGAAATCAAAAATGTAGATACAAACCCTCAAGCTAAAAATCTTGGATTTTCAGTGCACCCACCATGTTCTACATCTCAATCTGCCAGTGCAGTGTTAGCTGACCAGCCAACCCAAGCATCTATCTCTGCTGTGGAAACTTCTTTAGTTCATCATAATTCTAAGGGTCAGCAAGGCTGTGCGCTTGTGGGGAGTGATGGTTTGAAGGATGGAGTTGATGACCATGCAATGGATTCTTCTATTGTCCATGATAGTTTCATCAAAGGGAAAGTGTCTTCTGCTGATATCACCGATGTACAATCACAAGCTCCTCAAACGAAAAGCTCATATTCAGATGCTAGACTGGAGTCATCTAATCCTGATAAGCCTTCTAAATCCTTAAGTAACAAAGGTTCATCAGCTCCTCGAAAGAAAGGTTATAATCCAGATGTGTTCTTTAAAGTTAATGGGACACTGTATCAGAAGCTGGGGAAGATTGGTAGTGGAGGAAGCAGTGAGGTTCACAAGGTCATTACATCAGATTGTACCATCTATGCTCTAAAGAAGATTAAGCTAAAAGGTCGTGATTACTCTACTGCTTTTGGGTTTTGTCAGGAAATCGAATATCTAAACAAGCTGAAGGGGAGGAAGAACATTATACAACTGATTGATTATGAG GTGACAGATAAGATTTTGCTCAAGGAAGTATTGAATGGCACCATGAGTATCAAGGATGGGAAAATCAAGGATGATGGATATGTATACATGGTACTAGAATATGGAGAGATTGATTTGGCTCATATGCTGTCCCACGAGTGGAATGAAATGGAGCGCTCCAACTTGAGTATGGACGAAAATTGGTTGCGGTTCTATTGGAAG CAAATACTTCAAGCTGTAAACACAATACATGAGGAGCGTATTGTGCATTCTGATTTGAAGCCAGCTAATTTCCTCCTTGTCAGAGGCTCCTTGAAGCTGATTGATTTTGGGATTGCCAAAGCTATAAATAATGATACGACTAACATTCAGCGGGATTCACAG GCTGGTACAGTGAGCTACATGTCTCCAGAAGCTTTCATGTGCAATGAAACTGATGCTGATGGAAATGCTATAAAGTGTGGTCGACCATCAGATATCTGGTCCCTTGGCTGCATCCTGTATCAAATGGTCTATGGGAGAACACCATTTGCCGAATACAAGACTTTCTTTACAAAATTCAAGGCGATCACAGATAGAAATCATGAAATCCCCTATGAACCAGTTTCAAATCCATTGTTAATTGATCTAATGAAGAAATGCCTTGCATGGGATCGCAATGAAAGGTGGCGGATACCTCAGTTGCTCCAACATCCCTTCCTAGTCCCTCCAATACCGACTTCTCACTTATCTTGCCCCCAGCTAGACCCAAGACATAGACTGCAGGAAGCATCTAGGTTATGTTCTCAGATCCTAAATGGTTGGACAGACGCCAGTAAACCATTGTCATCACTGTTGAATATCTCTTCGGCATCACAAGAGAAGCACTCTGAGTTGATACTGCAATTTTTAAGACTTGGTCAGCAAATCGAACAGTTAAATATCGGGAAAGATGTAGAATAG
- the LOC113356254 gene encoding uncharacterized protein LOC113356254 isoform X1 → MAARAIAKKIYVNPQALSMIRRVFLSPGIDRTRSCSEMVKATVKTSSAEDESKTIKDNVNKVKAVVYDDVWKKKIVEEIEETGLKLLQLLRKLRDEEDEMFIDSNDKVVNYMKPIYKLWSKKIEEEERKLLQEGWTHLRDSLLGTPGLETCHIRSLLSIQHHIGSGGEEIVKFATASPHTGLIDVRRLALQRPGPYGLPRQVVVGVVCITTNDAFLLYNPTTGAASPWIETTTTRKGKARRQVESIALGFDHQFVGSRHKVICISRYVKKRSAPPDPKDDFLVVEVLTVRDRIWDIGEHEWRELEFTPRSFVVGDKFVFLDGPLYMDGRIYWQCRYQRLHESILEFDIGREQFIHIPISKFVVQEFIDSSKHMWSMLMEVDGKVAILKSTSDEETSSLWICYHSPCGEVKWSKEKIPVPYAYVVSPGFSIEALRRKDLIFIRSRRRISYYNRKTKVSLSLKIPPSPIHDHFDCGRMTQF, encoded by the coding sequence ATGGCGGCAAGAGCGATCGCGAAAAAGATTTATGTGAATCCTCAAGCATTATCGATGATTCGTCGTGTTTTTCTATCCCCTGGAATAGATAGAAcacggtcttgctctgaaatggTTAAAGCAACTGTTAAAACTTCGTCTGCAGAAGATGAATccaaaacaataaaagataatgTTAATAAGGTAAAAGCAGTGGTTTATGATGATgtgtggaaaaaaaaaattgttgaagaGATTGAGGAAACTGGTTTGAAATTGCTCCAACTGCTCCGAAAGTtacgtgatgaagaagatgagatgTTTATTGACTCAAACGATAAAGTGGTTAATTATATGAAACCCATATATAAGCTGTGGagtaaaaagattgaagaggagGAGCGGAAACTTCTACAAGAGGGATGGACACATTTGAGAGATTCATTACTTGGTACACCAGGATTGGAAACATGTCATATTCGATCACTATTATCTATCCAGCACCACATTGGGTCAGGAGGAGAAGAAATTGTTAAATTTGCAACTGCTTCGCCTCACACAGGGTTAATTGATGTTAGGAGATTAGCATTACAACGTCCAGGTCCGTATGGATTACCAAGACAAGTAGTCGTGGGTGTGGTATGTATTACCACCAATGATGCATTTCTCTTGTATAATCCTACCACTGGTGCTGCATCACCTTGGATTGAAACTACCACCACTCGGAAAGGAAAAGCTAGGCGCCAAGTTGAGTCCATCGCTTTAGGATTTGATCACCAATTTGTGGGAAGTCGTCATAAAGTCATATGCATATCAAGATATGTGAAGAAAAGATCTGCTCCTCCTGATCCAAAAGATGATTTTCTGGTTGTGGAGGTTTTGACTGTTCGGGATCGTATATGGGATATTGGTGAACATGAATGGAGAGAATTGGAGTTTACCCCGCGTTCTTTCGTTGTGGGAGATAAGTTTGTATTTCTAGATGGTCCTCTCTATATGGATGGTAGGATATATTGGCAATGTCGTTATCAGAGATTACATGAATCTATTCTTGAATTTGATATTGGAAGGGAACAGTTCATTCATATTCCCATTTCTAAATTTGTAGTTCAAGAGTTCATTGATTCTTCAAAACACATGTGGTCAATGCTGATGGAAGTCGATGGGAAAGTAGCTATATTAAAGAGTACATCAGATGAGGAAACTTCTTCGTTATGGATATGTTATCATTCACCATGTGGCGAAGTCAAATGGTCGAAAGAGAAGATCCCAGTACCTTATGCTTATGTTGTATCTCCAGGTTTTTCCATTGAAGCTCTTAGAAGGAAAGATCTCATCTTCATACGCTCACGTCGTCGTATTTCCTACTATAATCGAAAGACAAAGGTATCACTGTCCCTAAAGATTCCGCCTTCGCCCATCCATGACCACTTTGATTGCGGAAGGATGACACAATTCTAG